From the Kitasatospora viridis genome, one window contains:
- a CDS encoding TetR/AcrR family transcriptional regulator, with translation MTDSTGDAPARRSAETTRAAILRSARDRFAAHGYERTTIRAVAADAQIDPSMVMRYFGSKEQLFDAALTVDLHLPDLSAVPPAELPELMVRHFLHRWEHAPADDALLMLLRSGVTNEKAAARLHEVFARQVAPALVAAVGPQAAARAGGVVAAQLLGVAVTRYLLRLPGVVALEPEQLVAALAPAIAATLGITPKSG, from the coding sequence ATGACCGACAGCACCGGGGACGCCCCCGCCCGCCGCTCCGCCGAGACCACCCGCGCCGCGATCCTGCGCAGCGCCCGCGACCGGTTCGCCGCCCACGGCTACGAGCGCACCACCATCCGCGCGGTCGCCGCCGACGCGCAGATCGACCCCTCGATGGTGATGCGCTACTTCGGCAGCAAGGAGCAGCTCTTCGACGCCGCCCTGACCGTCGACCTGCACCTGCCCGACCTGTCCGCGGTGCCGCCGGCCGAGCTGCCGGAGCTGATGGTCCGGCACTTCCTGCACCGCTGGGAGCACGCCCCGGCGGACGACGCGCTGCTGATGCTGCTGCGCTCCGGCGTCACCAACGAGAAGGCGGCCGCCCGGCTGCACGAGGTCTTCGCCCGCCAGGTGGCCCCGGCGCTGGTCGCCGCGGTCGGCCCGCAGGCCGCCGCCCGGGCCGGCGGCGTGGTCGCCGCGCAGCTGCTCGGCGTGGCCGTCACCCGCTACCTGCTCCGGCTGCCGGGCGTCGTCGCGCTCGAACCCGAGCAACTGGTCGCCGCCCTCGCCCCGGCCATCGCGGCCACCCTCGGCATCACTCCGAAATCCGGGTGA
- a CDS encoding TIGR03364 family FAD-dependent oxidoreductase — protein sequence MSKTLDSADLVVVGAGIIGLAHAYEAVERGLSVAVIERNDRAVGASVRNFGHACATGLDGDGLRYGLAARERWLRLSHDAGFWAARTGTVLVARAEDELAVLREFAELRGAEQVRLLDPAGVAEKVPVGPGVVGGAYLTEDLRVDQREAVAAIARYLAGRGVRFHWATNVHRVETGLVGTSRGEVHAGTVLLATGHDVDRHFPELAAKAAVRRCVLRMQRVANPHGDRVIEPAVQTGFSLLRYNGFAACPSLAAVRERLAREQGELIDIGLNLMFTQRPDGTLTIGDTHAYDTTPEFFDEEHLDEAVQREIAGLLGVERLTVLERWRGVYASGTEPFLIAEPAEGVHVVSVTSGVGMTTGLGLGAEVIGKIMG from the coding sequence GTGAGCAAGACGCTGGACTCGGCCGACCTGGTCGTCGTCGGAGCCGGGATCATCGGCCTCGCGCACGCCTACGAGGCGGTCGAACGCGGCCTGAGCGTAGCGGTGATCGAGCGCAACGACCGGGCCGTCGGCGCCTCGGTGCGCAACTTCGGCCACGCCTGCGCGACCGGCCTCGACGGCGACGGCCTGCGCTACGGGCTCGCCGCCCGCGAGCGCTGGCTGCGGCTGAGCCACGACGCCGGCTTCTGGGCCGCCCGCACCGGCACCGTGCTGGTCGCCCGCGCCGAGGACGAGCTGGCCGTGCTGCGCGAGTTCGCCGAGCTGCGCGGCGCCGAGCAGGTGCGGCTGCTCGACCCGGCCGGGGTGGCCGAGAAGGTGCCGGTCGGCCCCGGCGTGGTCGGCGGCGCCTACCTCACCGAGGACCTGCGGGTGGACCAGCGCGAGGCCGTCGCCGCGATCGCCCGCTACCTGGCCGGGCGCGGCGTGCGGTTCCACTGGGCCACCAACGTGCACCGGGTCGAGACCGGGCTGGTCGGCACCAGCCGGGGCGAGGTGCACGCCGGCACCGTGCTGCTGGCCACCGGCCACGACGTGGACCGGCACTTCCCGGAACTCGCGGCGAAGGCCGCCGTGCGCCGCTGCGTGCTGCGGATGCAGCGGGTGGCGAACCCGCACGGCGACCGGGTGATCGAGCCCGCCGTGCAGACCGGCTTCTCCCTGCTGCGCTACAACGGCTTCGCCGCCTGCCCCTCGCTGGCGGCCGTGCGCGAGCGCCTGGCGCGGGAGCAGGGCGAGCTGATCGACATCGGGCTCAACCTGATGTTCACCCAGCGCCCCGACGGCACCCTGACCATCGGCGACACCCACGCCTACGACACCACGCCCGAGTTCTTCGACGAGGAGCACCTGGACGAGGCCGTCCAGCGGGAGATCGCCGGCCTGCTGGGCGTCGAGCGCCTCACCGTGCTGGAGCGCTGGCGCGGGGTGTACGCCTCGGGCACGGAGCCGTTCCTGATCGCCGAGCCGGCGGAGGGCGTGCACGTGGTCTCGGTGACCTCGGGCGTCGGGATGACCACGGGGCTCGGGCTGGGCGCCGAGGTTATCGGCAAGATCATGGGCTGA
- a CDS encoding serine/threonine-protein kinase: MEALGPQDPRQVGEYRLLRRLGAGGMGTVYLGRNTGGRTVAVKVVHGEFAQDEEFRRRFRQEVRAARTVGGRWTAPVLDADTEGPLPWVATGYVAGPALGQAVREFGPLNGAAVRTLGAGLADALGAVHGLGLVHRDVKPSNVMLALDGPRLIDFGIARAMDAAGALTQSGYVVGSPGFMSPEQARGDQAGPPSDVFSLGAVLAFAATGTAPFGEGVSAAVLLYRVLNETPELGPLEGDLRRLVLDCLAKEPADRPTPAELRERLNGGPPGTMMLGQVGWLPPMLAESMGRLAAQLLELDTDPRPAAPPVHDAVPPGAFGPPTPPTPVPAPPATPPLAPRPSPYSELPAAPTTPAGYNPGPYQPPNPYQQNPYQQQPYQQQPYQQPFPSPAPTPYPPTAAPAPGGNRTRTVLIAAGAAVVVAGAAVLAYYLTGHHAAPQPAPLPTPTPSPVVTSDSPTPPPSPSPDGALAAGFPGNWTGSMTITLNGRSDPVTYQISLVQGAVGQVVGQSSTTYPTENTICNGADTLVSADDTTMVLSEAGTTGTSGCGSNTAPDTVTLRLNSDGTLEISQDGFTPAALTRQQ; encoded by the coding sequence ATGGAGGCACTGGGGCCGCAGGACCCGCGGCAGGTCGGCGAGTACCGGCTGCTGCGACGGCTCGGGGCGGGCGGCATGGGCACGGTCTACCTGGGCCGCAACACCGGCGGGCGGACCGTCGCCGTCAAGGTGGTGCACGGCGAGTTCGCGCAGGACGAGGAGTTCCGCCGCCGGTTCCGCCAGGAGGTGCGGGCGGCCCGCACCGTCGGCGGCCGGTGGACGGCGCCGGTGCTGGACGCGGACACCGAGGGCCCGCTGCCCTGGGTGGCCACCGGCTACGTGGCCGGGCCCGCGCTCGGCCAGGCGGTGCGCGAGTTCGGCCCGCTGAACGGCGCGGCCGTGCGCACCCTGGGCGCCGGCCTGGCCGACGCGCTCGGCGCGGTGCACGGGCTCGGCCTGGTGCACCGGGACGTCAAGCCGTCCAACGTGATGCTGGCGCTGGACGGCCCCCGGCTGATCGACTTCGGCATCGCCCGCGCGATGGACGCCGCCGGCGCGCTCACCCAGTCCGGCTACGTGGTCGGCTCGCCCGGCTTCATGTCGCCCGAGCAGGCCCGCGGCGACCAGGCCGGCCCGCCCAGCGACGTCTTCTCGCTCGGCGCGGTGCTGGCCTTCGCGGCCACCGGCACCGCGCCGTTCGGCGAGGGGGTGAGCGCGGCGGTGCTGCTCTACCGAGTGCTCAACGAGACGCCCGAACTCGGCCCGCTGGAGGGCGACCTGCGCCGGCTGGTGCTGGACTGCCTGGCCAAGGAGCCCGCCGACCGGCCCACCCCAGCCGAACTGCGCGAGCGGCTGAACGGCGGCCCGCCCGGCACCATGATGCTCGGTCAGGTCGGCTGGCTGCCGCCGATGCTGGCCGAGTCGATGGGCCGGCTGGCGGCGCAGCTGCTGGAGCTGGACACCGATCCGCGACCGGCCGCGCCGCCGGTGCACGACGCCGTGCCGCCCGGCGCGTTCGGCCCGCCGACCCCGCCGACCCCGGTGCCCGCCCCGCCCGCCACGCCCCCGCTCGCGCCCCGGCCCTCGCCGTACAGCGAGCTGCCGGCCGCGCCGACCACCCCGGCCGGCTACAACCCGGGCCCGTACCAGCCGCCGAACCCCTACCAGCAGAACCCGTACCAACAGCAGCCGTACCAACAGCAGCCCTACCAACAGCCGTTCCCGTCCCCGGCCCCGACTCCGTACCCTCCGACCGCCGCCCCGGCGCCCGGCGGCAACCGCACCCGCACCGTGCTGATCGCGGCGGGCGCGGCCGTGGTGGTGGCCGGCGCCGCCGTGCTCGCCTACTACCTGACCGGCCACCACGCCGCCCCGCAGCCGGCGCCCCTCCCGACCCCGACTCCGAGCCCGGTGGTCACCAGTGACAGCCCCACGCCGCCGCCCAGCCCGTCCCCCGACGGCGCGCTGGCCGCCGGGTTCCCCGGCAACTGGACCGGCTCGATGACCATCACGCTGAACGGGCGCTCCGACCCGGTGACTTACCAGATCTCCCTGGTCCAGGGCGCGGTCGGCCAGGTGGTGGGCCAGTCCAGCACCACCTACCCCACCGAGAACACCATCTGCAACGGCGCCGACACCCTGGTCTCGGCCGACGACACCACCATGGTGCTCTCGGAGGCCGGCACCACCGGCACCTCGGGCTGCGGTTCGAACACCGCGCCCGACACGGTGACGCTGCGACTGAACTCCGATGGCACCCTGGAGATCAGTCAGGACGGGTTCACTCCCGCCGCCCTGACCCGCCAACAGTAG
- a CDS encoding FAD-dependent oxidoreductase: MTGTALPERTTVAVVGAGPAGLTLAVTLAEAGIDCVLLDRLAEGANTSRAAVVHARTLEVLAELGAADQLVAGGLTLDHFAVRDGARRLARVSFAKLPTAYPFALLTPQDHTEAVLLERLRALGGDVHRPFEVVGAVQDADGVTLTMATGERLRADYAVGTDGMHSTVREAAGIGFTGSTYAESFVLADVRMDWAPGPEEVALAFGNAGVFVVAPLPGGRYRVVAVVADAPAEPDLAYVRRLMEERAPGQAVVHEVVWSSRFRVHHRVADHYRAGRLFLAGDAAHVHSPAGGQGMNTGIQDAYALGRAFATGTLDGYEARRRPVAQRVVAFTDRMTRVATFTGPKRAVRNTVMPVLSRVPAFQRKLARELAELDYR; the protein is encoded by the coding sequence ATGACCGGCACCGCACTTCCCGAGCGCACCACCGTCGCCGTCGTCGGCGCGGGTCCGGCCGGCCTGACCCTGGCGGTCACGCTGGCCGAGGCCGGCATCGACTGCGTCCTGCTGGACCGGCTGGCCGAGGGCGCCAACACCTCGCGGGCCGCCGTGGTGCACGCCCGCACGCTGGAGGTGCTGGCCGAGCTGGGCGCCGCCGACCAGCTGGTGGCCGGCGGCCTGACGCTGGATCACTTCGCGGTCCGCGACGGCGCCCGGCGGCTGGCCCGGGTCTCCTTCGCCAAGCTGCCGACCGCCTACCCGTTCGCCCTGCTCACCCCGCAGGACCACACCGAGGCCGTGCTGCTGGAGCGGCTGCGGGCGCTCGGCGGCGACGTGCACCGGCCGTTCGAGGTGGTCGGCGCGGTGCAGGACGCCGACGGGGTCACCCTCACCATGGCCACCGGCGAGCGGCTGCGGGCCGACTACGCGGTCGGCACCGACGGGATGCACAGCACGGTGCGCGAGGCGGCCGGGATCGGCTTCACCGGCTCCACCTACGCGGAGTCGTTCGTGCTGGCCGACGTGCGGATGGACTGGGCGCCCGGGCCCGAGGAGGTCGCGCTGGCCTTCGGCAACGCCGGGGTGTTCGTGGTCGCGCCGCTGCCCGGCGGCCGCTACCGGGTGGTGGCCGTGGTCGCCGACGCGCCGGCCGAGCCGGACCTCGCGTACGTGCGCCGGCTGATGGAGGAGCGGGCGCCGGGGCAGGCGGTGGTGCACGAGGTGGTCTGGTCCTCGCGGTTCCGGGTGCACCACCGGGTCGCCGACCACTACCGGGCCGGGCGGCTCTTCCTGGCCGGCGACGCGGCCCACGTGCACAGCCCGGCCGGCGGGCAGGGCATGAACACCGGCATCCAGGACGCCTACGCGCTCGGCCGGGCCTTCGCCACCGGCACCCTGGACGGCTACGAGGCCCGGCGCCGCCCGGTCGCCCAGCGGGTGGTGGCCTTCACCGACCGGATGACCCGGGTCGCCACCTTCACCGGTCCGAAGCGGGCGGTGCGCAACACGGTGATGCCGGTGCTCTCCCGGGTGCCGGCCTTCCAGCGCAAGCTGGCCCGCGAGCTGGCCGAGCTGGACTACCGCTGA
- a CDS encoding AAA family ATPase, with translation MTDGTTTGFFDSVDEVTDRLAAAGYLASTAVATTVFLADRLGKPLLVEGPAGVGKTELAKAVAEVAGARLIRLQCYEGVDEARALYEWNHAKQLLRITAGRDEGWEQARTDIFSEEFLLPRPLLTAIRGSEPTVLLIDETDKADVEVEGLLLEVLSDFQVTVPELGTITAERRPFVVLTSNATRELSEALRRRCLFLHLDFPDQELEQRIVRLRVPGLEAALAESVVKVVAALRAMELRKLPSVAETIDWARTLLALGAGSLDDALVRATLGVLLKHQEDITRAAGKLTLS, from the coding sequence ATGACGGACGGTACGACGACAGGGTTCTTCGACTCGGTGGACGAGGTCACCGACCGGCTCGCCGCGGCCGGCTACCTGGCCTCCACCGCGGTCGCCACCACCGTCTTCCTGGCCGACCGGCTCGGCAAGCCGCTGCTGGTGGAGGGGCCGGCCGGGGTCGGCAAGACCGAACTGGCCAAGGCGGTGGCCGAGGTGGCCGGCGCCCGGCTGATCCGGCTGCAGTGCTACGAGGGCGTGGACGAGGCCCGCGCGCTCTACGAGTGGAACCACGCCAAGCAGTTGCTGCGGATCACGGCCGGCCGGGACGAGGGCTGGGAGCAGGCCCGCACCGACATCTTCAGCGAGGAGTTCCTGCTGCCGCGCCCGCTGCTCACCGCGATCCGCGGCAGCGAGCCGACCGTGCTGCTGATCGACGAGACCGACAAGGCCGACGTCGAGGTGGAGGGCCTGCTGCTGGAGGTGCTCAGCGACTTCCAGGTCACGGTGCCCGAGCTGGGCACCATCACCGCCGAGCGCCGCCCGTTCGTGGTGCTCACCTCCAACGCGACCCGGGAGCTGTCCGAGGCGCTGCGCCGGCGCTGTCTCTTCCTGCACCTGGACTTCCCGGACCAGGAGCTGGAGCAGCGGATCGTCCGGCTGCGGGTGCCGGGCCTGGAGGCGGCGCTGGCCGAGTCGGTGGTCAAGGTGGTGGCCGCGCTGCGGGCGATGGAGCTGCGCAAGCTGCCCTCGGTGGCGGAGACCATCGACTGGGCCCGCACCCTGCTGGCGCTCGGCGCCGGCAGCCTGGACGACGCCCTGGTCCGGGCCACCCTCGGGGTGCTGCTCAAGCACCAGGAGGACATCACCCGCGCCGCCGGGAAGCTGACCCTCAGTTGA
- a CDS encoding chloride channel protein yields the protein MSAAGGKAAHRGAHLGDFTVTPRMLLIAGWALLVGAAGAGASWLLLRLIALVTNLVFFQRVSTEMTAPGGHHPWWLILFAPVAGGLVIGLMARYGSEKIRGHGMPEAIEAILIGGSKVAPRVAGLKPVSAAISIGTGGPFGAEGPIIMTGGAIGSILAQLLRLSADERKTLLVSGAAAGMAATFNSPMAAVLLAVELLLFEWRPRSFVPVVAAVSVATVCRGYLLGKAPVFPVPTAGMHLTTSAEALCVVAGLTGGALAVAATWLVYRAEDAFAKLPFHWMWWPAIGGLIIGLGGLVEPRALGVGYDVIDQLLTGRATTSLIIGILVVKTLIWSLSLGSGTSGGVLAPVFMIGGALGAAEGLVLPHVMPGFWAMMGLAAVVGGVMRSPLTGVVFTLELTHAWSAGLPLLISSTSAYALSALLLKRSVLTEKIARRGLHLTREYSTDPLETFFVEEVMDRPAALPLQRTGELPAVFVRPDDTLRQVAYLFAEQGVTEAAVLAHHPADQPIGVITLPHLLHARRHDLTEEHHRERVLG from the coding sequence GTGAGCGCGGCGGGCGGCAAGGCCGCGCACCGCGGCGCGCACCTGGGCGACTTCACCGTCACGCCCCGGATGCTGCTGATCGCCGGCTGGGCGCTGCTGGTCGGCGCGGCCGGCGCGGGCGCCTCCTGGCTGCTGCTGCGGCTGATCGCACTGGTCACCAACCTGGTCTTCTTCCAGCGGGTGAGCACCGAGATGACCGCGCCCGGCGGCCACCACCCGTGGTGGCTGATCCTCTTCGCGCCGGTCGCGGGCGGCCTGGTGATCGGCCTGATGGCCCGTTACGGCTCGGAGAAGATCCGCGGCCACGGCATGCCGGAGGCGATCGAGGCGATCCTCATCGGCGGCAGCAAGGTCGCGCCCCGGGTCGCCGGGCTCAAGCCGGTCTCGGCCGCGATCAGCATCGGCACCGGCGGACCGTTCGGGGCCGAGGGCCCGATCATCATGACCGGCGGCGCGATCGGCTCGATCCTCGCCCAGCTGCTCCGGCTCAGCGCGGACGAGCGCAAGACCCTGCTGGTCTCCGGCGCGGCGGCCGGCATGGCGGCCACCTTCAACTCGCCGATGGCCGCGGTGCTGCTCGCCGTCGAGCTGCTGCTCTTCGAGTGGCGGCCGCGCAGCTTCGTGCCGGTGGTCGCGGCGGTCTCGGTGGCCACCGTCTGCCGCGGCTACCTGCTCGGCAAGGCGCCGGTCTTCCCGGTGCCGACCGCCGGGATGCACCTGACCACCTCGGCCGAGGCGCTCTGCGTGGTCGCCGGGCTGACCGGCGGAGCGCTCGCGGTGGCGGCCACCTGGCTGGTCTACCGGGCCGAGGACGCCTTCGCCAAGCTGCCCTTCCACTGGATGTGGTGGCCCGCGATCGGCGGTCTGATCATCGGCCTCGGCGGTCTGGTCGAGCCGCGCGCCCTGGGCGTCGGCTACGACGTGATCGACCAGCTGCTCACCGGCCGGGCCACCACCTCGCTGATCATCGGCATCCTGGTGGTCAAGACGCTGATCTGGTCGCTCTCGCTCGGCTCCGGCACCTCGGGCGGCGTGCTCGCCCCGGTCTTCATGATCGGCGGCGCGCTGGGCGCGGCCGAGGGCCTGGTCCTCCCGCACGTGATGCCCGGCTTCTGGGCCATGATGGGCCTGGCCGCCGTGGTCGGCGGGGTGATGCGCTCGCCGCTCACCGGCGTGGTCTTCACCCTCGAACTCACCCACGCCTGGTCGGCCGGCCTGCCGCTGCTGATCTCCTCCACCTCGGCCTACGCACTCTCCGCCCTGCTGCTGAAGCGCTCGGTGCTGACCGAGAAGATCGCCCGCCGCGGCCTGCACCTGACGAGGGAGTACTCCACCGACCCGCTGGAGACCTTCTTCGTCGAGGAGGTGATGGACCGCCCGGCCGCCCTGCCGCTCCAGCGCACCGGCGAACTGCCCGCGGTCTTCGTCCGCCCCGACGACACGCTCCGCCAGGTCGCCTACCTCTTCGCCGAACAGGGCGTCACGGAGGCGGCCGTGCTGGCCCACCACCCGGCCGACCAGCCGATCGGCGTGATCACGCTGCCGCACCTGCTGCACGCGCGCCGGCACGACCTGACGGAGGAGCACCACCGGGAGCGGGTGCTGGGGTAG
- a CDS encoding MarR family winged helix-turn-helix transcriptional regulator, giving the protein MDKPYEPTNGQADQSPPPPTDQEIQALQTATRDLIGVALRSLDLLAGEVSLPQFRLMLALGDLGRVPSSQVAEALGVGASSVTRLADKLHASGHLTRGTDEHHRSVVTLELTERGHRLVDEVLAWRHDELGRLLATLPAGLRAATAEGLTLLHHAIGERTELLAQHGPVPL; this is encoded by the coding sequence GTGGATAAACCTTATGAACCGACCAACGGACAAGCTGATCAGAGCCCTCCGCCCCCCACGGACCAGGAGATCCAGGCCCTCCAGACCGCGACCCGCGACCTGATCGGCGTCGCCCTGCGCAGCCTGGACCTGCTGGCCGGCGAGGTCTCCCTGCCCCAGTTCCGGCTGATGCTGGCGCTCGGCGACCTCGGCCGGGTGCCCTCCTCCCAGGTCGCCGAGGCGCTCGGCGTCGGCGCCTCCTCGGTGACCCGGCTCGCCGACAAGCTGCACGCCTCCGGCCACCTGACCCGCGGCACCGACGAGCACCACCGCAGCGTCGTCACCCTGGAACTGACCGAGCGCGGCCACCGGCTGGTCGACGAGGTGCTGGCCTGGCGCCACGACGAGCTCGGCCGGCTGCTCGCCACCCTGCCCGCCGGGCTGCGCGCCGCCACCGCCGAGGGCCTCACCCTGCTGCACCACGCCATCGGCGAGCGCACCGAACTGCTCGCCCAGCACGGGCCGGTGCCGCTGTGA
- a CDS encoding GNAT family N-acetyltransferase, which produces MLSDHWPPLGLRLTTPRLELRLPTEPQLAALAELAAAGVHEPDRMPFINTWTDLPPTERARSVVQHHWLRRGNWTPQDWSLNLVVLRDGEVLGLQSLWAREFAVKREVHSGSWLGLAHHGQGVGTEMRAAVLHLAFAGLGALTAGSGYLDGNEGSAAVSRRLGYRPDGTDHYVVRGARVASHRLRLSREDWEAHRSVPVAVAGLTPCLPLFGLTGHDD; this is translated from the coding sequence ATGCTGAGCGATCACTGGCCCCCGCTGGGGCTGCGCCTGACCACGCCCCGGCTCGAACTGCGGCTGCCCACCGAGCCGCAGTTGGCCGCGCTCGCCGAGCTGGCCGCCGCGGGCGTGCACGAGCCCGACCGGATGCCGTTCATCAACACCTGGACCGACCTGCCGCCGACCGAGCGGGCCCGCTCCGTCGTCCAGCACCACTGGCTGCGCCGGGGCAACTGGACGCCGCAGGACTGGAGCCTCAACCTCGTGGTGCTGCGCGACGGCGAGGTGCTCGGGCTGCAGTCGCTCTGGGCCAGGGAGTTCGCGGTCAAGCGGGAGGTGCACAGCGGCTCCTGGCTCGGCCTGGCGCACCACGGCCAGGGCGTCGGCACCGAGATGCGGGCCGCCGTCCTGCACCTGGCCTTCGCCGGGCTCGGCGCGTTGACCGCCGGCTCCGGCTACCTGGACGGCAACGAGGGCTCGGCCGCCGTCTCGCGCCGGCTCGGCTACCGCCCGGACGGCACCGACCACTACGTGGTGCGCGGCGCCCGGGTGGCCAGCCACCGGCTGCGGCTGAGCCGCGAGGACTGGGAGGCGCACCGCAGCGTGCCGGTGGCGGTGGCCGGCCTGACGCCCTGTCTGCCGCTCTTCGGCCTGACCGGCCACGACGACTGA
- a CDS encoding VWA domain-containing protein, producing MTTQPGLTQRLTSFVHALRANGLRVGPSETVDAAAVAEVLGLAHRERLREGLAAALLRGERQRAVFDATFDLYFPLRVGAFPLREGEPEPGAAPAADAEQLRERLAAALAAGDQARLAQLAGEAVGLLGQYGSTPGSDGYSAAQTLDRLRPEILLARVLAALREGRPAPDFTDRLTADEIRRRIQEFRGMVGTEARRRVAELRGTDRIARRAVAPTIDQIDFLYAGRDQLAELRKAVRPLSRKLATRLAARRRRASHGEIDLRRTLRRSLSTGGVPLRPAYRHRRPQRPELVLLCDVSGSVAGFADFTMLLVQALKSEFSRVRVFGFVNRMAEVTDLVGRDPGSTAERILTTAQVMGYHSNSDYGTALGEFADRHLDAVGPRTSVLVLGDARNNHRDPNLAALRAIALRARRVFWLNPEPPDLWTTGDSAALRYASVVEMHPCRNARQLGTLIERLLPV from the coding sequence TTGACCACCCAGCCAGGACTGACCCAGCGGCTCACCTCCTTCGTCCACGCGCTGCGGGCCAACGGCCTGCGGGTCGGGCCGAGCGAGACGGTGGACGCGGCGGCCGTGGCCGAGGTGCTCGGCCTGGCCCACCGGGAGCGGCTGCGCGAGGGGCTGGCGGCGGCGCTGCTGCGCGGCGAGCGGCAGCGCGCGGTCTTCGACGCCACCTTCGACCTCTACTTCCCGCTGCGGGTCGGCGCGTTCCCACTGCGGGAGGGCGAGCCGGAGCCCGGCGCCGCTCCGGCGGCCGACGCGGAGCAGCTGCGCGAGCGGCTGGCGGCGGCACTGGCCGCGGGCGATCAGGCCCGGCTGGCCCAGCTGGCGGGCGAGGCGGTGGGGCTGCTCGGCCAGTACGGCTCGACGCCGGGTTCGGACGGCTACTCGGCCGCGCAGACCCTGGACCGGCTGCGCCCGGAGATCCTGCTCGCCCGGGTGCTGGCGGCGCTGCGCGAGGGGCGCCCCGCGCCGGACTTCACCGACCGGCTGACGGCGGACGAGATCCGGCGCCGGATCCAGGAGTTCCGCGGCATGGTCGGCACCGAGGCCCGGCGCCGGGTGGCCGAGCTGCGCGGCACCGACCGGATCGCGCGGCGGGCGGTGGCGCCCACGATCGACCAGATCGACTTCCTGTACGCGGGACGGGACCAGCTGGCCGAGTTGCGCAAGGCCGTCCGCCCGCTGTCCCGCAAGCTCGCCACCCGGCTCGCGGCGCGCCGCCGCCGGGCCTCGCACGGCGAGATCGACCTGCGCCGCACGCTGCGCCGCTCGCTCTCCACCGGCGGGGTGCCGCTGCGCCCGGCCTACCGGCACCGCCGGCCCCAGCGGCCGGAGCTGGTGCTGCTCTGCGACGTCTCCGGCTCGGTGGCCGGCTTCGCCGACTTCACCATGCTGCTGGTGCAGGCGCTCAAGTCGGAGTTCAGCCGGGTGCGGGTGTTCGGCTTCGTCAACCGGATGGCGGAGGTGACCGACCTGGTCGGCCGCGACCCGGGCTCCACCGCCGAACGGATCCTGACCACCGCCCAGGTGATGGGCTACCACAGCAACTCCGACTACGGCACGGCGCTCGGCGAGTTCGCCGACCGCCACCTCGACGCGGTCGGCCCGCGCACCTCGGTGCTGGTCCTCGGCGACGCCCGCAACAACCACCGCGACCCCAACCTGGCCGCCCTGCGCGCGATCGCGCTGCGCGCCCGCCGGGTGTTCTGGCTCAACCCCGAGCCCCCCGACCTGTGGACCACCGGCGACTCCGCCGCCCTGCGCTACGCCTCGGTGGTGGAGATGCACCCCTGCCGCAACGCCCGCCAGCTGGGCACCCTGATCGAACGGCTGCTGCCGGTATGA